From the Arcobacter arenosus genome, one window contains:
- the trpB gene encoding tryptophan synthase subunit beta codes for MSSNYLENNPDEKGFFGKFGGSFIPPMLEEPFAKITQTYNELKNDPKFIEDLKYVRKHYQGRPTPISYAKNLTNYCGGAKIYLKREDLNHSGAHKLNHCMAEVILAKHMGFKKVIAETGAGQHGVALATAAAYFGLECEIHMGEVDIAKEHPNVVRMKILGAKVIPATHGLKTLKEAVDSAFESYVGQADTAIYCIGSVVGPHPFPMMVRDFQSIVGIEAKEQFAEHENGAMPDNIVACVGGGSNAMGIFAPFIDEDSVELYGVEPLGRGEGLGNHAATLTYGEEGVMHGFNSIMLKDENGDPAPVYSIGSGIDYPSVGPEHAHLKDIGRTKVGLCDDKEAVDAFYKLSQLEGIIPALESAHAVGFAMKLASQLPKDKTILINLSGRGDKDIDFVVENHPIPNAKF; via the coding sequence ATGTCATCAAACTATCTAGAAAATAACCCTGACGAAAAAGGTTTTTTTGGTAAATTTGGAGGTTCTTTTATTCCTCCTATGCTAGAAGAACCTTTTGCTAAAATCACACAAACTTACAACGAATTAAAAAATGACCCTAAATTTATTGAAGACCTTAAATATGTTAGAAAACATTATCAAGGAAGACCAACTCCAATATCATATGCAAAAAATTTAACAAATTATTGTGGTGGAGCTAAAATCTATTTAAAAAGAGAAGATTTAAACCATTCTGGTGCCCATAAACTGAACCATTGTATGGCTGAAGTAATTTTGGCAAAACATATGGGTTTTAAAAAAGTTATTGCTGAAACAGGAGCTGGACAACATGGTGTTGCCTTAGCTACAGCTGCAGCTTATTTTGGTTTAGAGTGCGAAATACATATGGGTGAAGTTGATATTGCAAAAGAGCATCCTAATGTTGTAAGAATGAAAATTCTAGGTGCTAAAGTAATTCCAGCTACCCATGGACTTAAAACATTAAAAGAAGCAGTTGATTCTGCTTTTGAATCTTATGTTGGGCAAGCAGATACTGCAATTTATTGTATTGGTTCAGTTGTTGGGCCACATCCATTTCCAATGATGGTTAGGGATTTTCAAAGTATAGTTGGAATTGAGGCAAAAGAGCAATTTGCAGAACATGAAAATGGTGCAATGCCAGATAATATTGTTGCTTGTGTTGGTGGTGGATCAAATGCGATGGGAATATTTGCACCTTTTATCGATGAAGATTCAGTTGAATTATATGGTGTTGAGCCTTTAGGTAGAGGTGAGGGATTAGGTAATCACGCAGCTACGTTAACTTACGGTGAAGAAGGTGTTATGCATGGGTTTAATTCGATAATGTTAAAAGATGAAAATGGTGACCCAGCACCTGTATATTCAATTGGTTCTGGAATTGATTACCCATCTGTTGGACCTGAACATGCTCACTTAAAAGATATAGGTAGAACAAAAGTTGGATTATGTGATGATAAAGAAGCTGTAGATGCCTTTTATAAATTATCACAACTTGAAGGTATCATTCCTGCACTTGAATCAGCACACGCAGTTGGATTTGCCATGAAACTTGCAAGTCAACTACCAAAAGATAAAACAATATTAATAAATCTTTCAGGTCGTGGAGATAAAGATATTGATTTTGTAGTTGAGAACCACCCTATTCCAAACGCAAAATTTTAA
- a CDS encoding GGDEF domain-containing protein translates to MNSLDISLKSLIKFNEDLICFNSFDEITNHLSFTLKDLFSIEKFSIAIKNKIIFTNLDEEKANNIICLKINKYDDLIINYISEKNYDNDLNKIFNILSQTLYAKFLEQKLEETIIKDTLTGLYNRNYVYEYLRTILPLVNREGKKLAFLKIGIDHFKAVVDEFDYEIGDEVIKELSYILKNSIRESDLIARFDSDEFLVILHNINNENNAIMIAKKLINNFKEAKVIINEETKQSLMKTICTGILICPDDAEGINDILRSTDIALYEAKNLGRGQFYKFTKNDNSIELF, encoded by the coding sequence ATGAATAGTTTAGATATCAGTTTAAAATCACTTATAAAATTCAATGAAGACTTAATCTGTTTTAACAGTTTTGATGAGATAACTAATCATCTTTCTTTTACCCTAAAAGATTTATTTTCAATAGAAAAATTTTCAATTGCAATAAAAAATAAAATCATCTTTACAAATTTAGATGAAGAAAAAGCAAACAATATTATTTGTTTAAAGATAAATAAATATGATGATTTAATAATCAATTATATATCAGAGAAAAATTATGATAATGATTTAAATAAAATCTTTAACATTTTGTCACAAACCTTATATGCAAAGTTTTTAGAACAAAAACTTGAAGAAACTATAATAAAAGACACTTTAACAGGTTTATACAATAGAAACTATGTTTATGAATACTTAAGAACAATTTTACCCCTTGTAAATAGAGAAGGTAAAAAACTAGCATTTTTAAAAATAGGTATTGACCACTTTAAAGCTGTCGTTGATGAGTTTGATTATGAGATTGGAGATGAAGTTATAAAAGAACTTTCTTATATACTAAAGAATAGTATTAGGGAGTCAGATTTAATAGCAAGGTTTGATTCTGATGAATTTTTAGTTATACTACATAATATAAATAATGAAAACAATGCTATAATGATAGCAAAAAAGTTAATAAATAATTTTAAGGAAGCAAAAGTTATAATCAATGAAGAGACAAAACAATCTTTGATGAAAACAATATGTACAGGTATATTAATTTGCCCTGATGATGCAGAAGGAATCAACGATATTTTGAGGTCTACAGATATAGCTTTATATGAAGCAAAAAATTTAGGTAGAGGGCAGTTTTACAAG
- a CDS encoding PAS domain-containing sensor histidine kinase, translating into MNLVYSKKYVTAFETNTIKIIRYWIGNVDVLSLLKKYNIDIAFFIKEFALDVISYYLGIFKNINKIGDCPSIDKLIEYLKKEGITSSELFILCNNFRNSLEKVSFELKIADQQLLEELNYVYTKNFTSILDKYNNSFSRIQRKLDKTSDIIDRYVITSRVSAKGKILYASEAFSNISGFSKEELVGKYNNILKHIDMPKKFFNEFYNLIKKKSSFSGEIKCLKKNGSFYWVDVLISPHYDTNNEFMYFDLLSHNITSRKKLQQQKKMLVEQSKLAVMGEMISMIAHQWRQPLQAVSIMSQKILINKSLEGEVSEEFLEETINNINTQLDYMSKTIDDFRDFFLPNKVKEKTSIEFVINKALEFVSYLIKNDSIDINIEKGTDTNIELFINEIVQVIINIIKNARDVLSERNIENKQIKIRYFQEENFLVIEIEDNAGGISDKVIEKIFDPYFSTKDNKNGTGLGLYMSKTIIEKHSDGILDVQNTKNGAMFIIKLPINNT; encoded by the coding sequence ATGAATTTAGTCTATTCTAAAAAATATGTTACTGCTTTTGAAACAAATACAATTAAAATTATTAGGTATTGGATAGGGAATGTCGATGTATTAAGCTTATTAAAAAAGTATAATATTGATATTGCTTTTTTTATAAAAGAATTTGCCCTTGATGTAATCTCTTACTACTTAGGAATATTTAAAAATATTAATAAAATTGGTGATTGTCCCTCAATTGATAAATTAATTGAATATTTAAAAAAAGAAGGTATTACATCTTCTGAACTATTTATTTTATGTAATAATTTTAGAAACTCTCTTGAAAAAGTTAGTTTTGAACTTAAAATTGCAGATCAGCAACTATTAGAAGAACTCAATTATGTATATACAAAAAATTTTACTTCAATTTTAGATAAATATAATAATTCTTTTTCACGGATACAAAGAAAACTTGATAAAACAAGTGACATAATTGATAGATATGTAATTACTTCAAGAGTATCTGCAAAGGGAAAAATTTTATATGCATCGGAAGCATTTTCTAATATTTCTGGTTTCTCTAAAGAAGAATTAGTTGGAAAATATAATAATATCCTAAAACACATCGATATGCCAAAGAAATTCTTTAATGAATTTTATAATCTTATAAAAAAGAAAAGCAGTTTTTCTGGTGAAATTAAATGTTTGAAAAAAAATGGAAGCTTTTATTGGGTTGATGTTTTAATCTCACCACATTATGATACTAACAATGAATTTATGTATTTTGATTTACTCTCACATAATATTACTTCAAGAAAAAAACTTCAACAGCAAAAGAAAATGCTAGTTGAACAATCAAAACTTGCTGTAATGGGAGAGATGATTTCCATGATTGCACATCAATGGAGACAACCTTTACAAGCTGTATCAATAATGTCTCAGAAGATATTGATAAATAAAAGCCTTGAGGGTGAAGTAAGTGAAGAGTTTTTAGAAGAAACAATAAATAATATAAATACTCAATTAGATTATATGAGTAAAACCATTGATGATTTTAGAGATTTCTTTTTACCAAATAAAGTAAAAGAAAAAACTAGCATAGAGTTTGTAATTAATAAAGCATTAGAGTTTGTCTCTTATTTAATAAAAAATGATTCAATTGATATAAATATTGAAAAAGGTACTGATACTAATATAGAACTATTTATCAATGAGATAGTTCAAGTTATTATAAATATCATAAAAAATGCAAGAGACGTACTAAGTGAGAGAAATATTGAAAATAAACAAATAAAAATAAGATATTTTCAAGAAGAAAATTTTTTAGTTATAGAGATAGAAGATAATGCAGGTGGAATAAGTGATAAGGTAATTGAAAAAATATTTGACCCATATTTTTCAACAAAAGATAATAAAAATGGTACAGGCTTAGGATTATATATGTCTAAAACTATTATTGAAAAACATAGCGATGGTATTTTAGATGTTCAAAATACTAAAAATGGGGCAATGTTTATTATAAAACTACCAATAAATAATACTTAG
- a CDS encoding ferritin-like domain-containing protein has translation MNYYESLEKVILTTNPKEKIELFEKFYKNFKEKKLYFENTYKPYELIKPSYNDILKIVLPKEVKQTKYVNTKEGKKILLHTIAHIEYSAIDMALDAALRFKNMPISYYEDWLEVAEDEIRHFLMLEKLLIELDSFFGDLEVHTNLFEALKKTPDILSRMAIVPRYLEANGLEQNPKIMEKLKSNPDEFNEKIINALEIILEEEVEHVSKGDKWFKYLCEKENFNVEKKYFEILENIYPGSTSKKYDLNIEARKKAGFSCDELKFLSKKEDCN, from the coding sequence ATGAATTATTATGAATCATTAGAAAAAGTGATATTAACAACAAACCCAAAAGAAAAAATTGAGCTTTTTGAAAAGTTTTATAAAAATTTTAAAGAAAAAAAATTATATTTTGAAAATACATATAAACCATATGAATTAATTAAACCCTCATATAATGATATTTTAAAAATTGTTTTACCAAAAGAGGTTAAACAAACTAAATATGTAAATACAAAAGAGGGTAAAAAGATTTTACTACATACAATTGCACATATAGAATATTCTGCAATAGATATGGCCTTAGATGCAGCATTAAGATTTAAAAATATGCCAATAAGTTATTATGAAGATTGGCTAGAAGTTGCCGAAGATGAGATAAGGCATTTTTTAATGCTTGAAAAATTATTAATTGAACTAGATTCATTTTTTGGAGATTTAGAGGTTCATACAAATTTATTCGAAGCACTTAAAAAAACTCCAGATATTCTTTCAAGAATGGCAATTGTACCAAGGTATCTTGAGGCAAATGGTTTAGAACAAAATCCAAAAATTATGGAAAAATTAAAATCAAATCCTGATGAGTTTAATGAAAAAATCATAAATGCATTAGAAATTATTTTAGAAGAAGAGGTTGAACATGTATCTAAAGGAGATAAATGGTTTAAATATCTTTGTGAAAAAGAGAATTTTAATGTTGAAAAAAAATATTTTGAGATATTAGAAAATATTTATCCCGGATCAACTTCTAAAAAATATGATTTAAATATTGAAGCTAGAAAAAAAGCAGGCTTTTCTTGTGATGAGTTAAAGTTTTTATCTAAAAAAGAGGATTGTAATTAA
- a CDS encoding dUTP diphosphatase: protein MLYKELKESIRTLGFLTIEDFVHYIGVTPSDLLEWEEKDEVPYTVSLIIHLLKGDVDLPNNAALDNLVEECLPLAELLEEASSFPHKLEEMFLLQKQLNDSTNGKNWELGQNKFGKEINWLRCIHMEVAELIDSTPWKHWKNINAAPDMNNIHVELVDIWHFLMSYILQETNVPKAVSLVNTHCIYEAVEIEEIDVKLMVKEAEKLSYISLAIETGNMPSFSGVERFIDQFFRCCKISGLSFMWLQKLYIGKNCLNKFRQDHGYKEGTYIKEWNGDEDNVVMVSILEKMENVSFEELYTALEKNYPGK, encoded by the coding sequence TTGTTATATAAAGAATTGAAAGAAAGTATTAGAACATTAGGATTTCTAACAATAGAAGATTTTGTACATTATATTGGAGTAACTCCATCAGATTTACTTGAATGGGAAGAAAAAGATGAAGTTCCTTATACTGTCTCACTTATTATTCACCTTTTAAAAGGAGATGTTGATTTACCAAATAACGCTGCACTTGATAATCTTGTAGAAGAGTGTTTACCTTTGGCTGAATTACTGGAAGAAGCATCATCTTTTCCTCATAAACTAGAAGAGATGTTTTTATTACAAAAACAATTAAATGATTCTACAAATGGTAAAAACTGGGAATTAGGTCAAAATAAATTTGGAAAAGAGATAAATTGGCTTAGATGTATTCATATGGAAGTTGCTGAATTAATTGATTCAACACCATGGAAACATTGGAAAAATATAAATGCAGCACCAGATATGAATAATATTCATGTTGAACTTGTTGATATTTGGCATTTTTTAATGTCTTATATATTACAAGAAACAAATGTACCAAAAGCTGTTTCTTTAGTAAATACTCATTGTATATATGAAGCTGTAGAAATTGAAGAGATTGATGTAAAATTAATGGTAAAAGAAGCTGAAAAATTGTCATATATCTCTTTGGCAATAGAAACAGGAAATATGCCTTCATTTAGTGGAGTTGAAAGATTTATTGACCAATTCTTTAGATGTTGTAAAATCTCTGGTTTATCTTTTATGTGGTTACAAAAACTTTATATTGGTAAAAATTGTTTAAATAAATTTAGACAAGACCACGGATATAAAGAGGGGACTTATATAAAAGAATGGAATGGTGATGAAGATAATGTAGTTATGGTTTCTATTCTAGAGAAAATGGAAAATGTTAGTTTTGAAGAACTATATACTGCTTTAGAAAAAAACTATCCTGGAAAATAA
- a CDS encoding GGDEF domain-containing protein: MYKISVDKELFKNIQFKKTKILEKATSLYWKRELLEPRIENDKIKYTIRQLDKLKITNGLGDDKPQLIIECEKVDYSFKKDLFEFYLGKILEQKNTDIQEDYKDSLIKQLLREKAALEDDMNKDHLTQVYNRRKMEADLDLFINQNNSDLLCTVFIDADRFKGINDNFGHDAGDRVLIYLAKKLQKYAKILNGEVYRYGGEEFVILCFIKKSELISKLNDLRAEIKAQRIYHKIRDISVTVSMGISFFSECKSKDEMLIKADKGVYKAKSNGRDRVEFG; encoded by the coding sequence ATGTATAAAATTTCAGTAGATAAAGAACTTTTTAAAAATATTCAATTCAAAAAAACAAAAATATTAGAAAAAGCAACATCTCTTTATTGGAAAAGAGAATTATTAGAACCTAGAATAGAAAATGATAAAATAAAGTACACAATAAGACAACTTGATAAACTTAAAATCACTAATGGTTTAGGGGATGATAAACCACAACTTATTATAGAGTGTGAAAAAGTTGATTATTCTTTTAAAAAAGATCTTTTTGAATTTTATCTTGGAAAAATATTAGAACAAAAAAATACTGATATTCAAGAAGATTATAAAGATTCCTTAATAAAACAATTATTAAGGGAAAAAGCTGCCTTAGAAGATGATATGAATAAAGACCATCTAACACAAGTTTATAATAGACGAAAGATGGAAGCTGATTTAGATCTTTTTATAAATCAAAATAATTCTGACCTTTTATGTACTGTATTTATTGATGCAGATAGATTTAAAGGTATCAATGATAATTTTGGACATGATGCAGGAGATAGAGTTTTAATATACCTTGCAAAAAAACTACAAAAATATGCAAAGATATTAAATGGTGAGGTTTATAGGTATGGTGGGGAAGAGTTTGTTATTTTATGTTTTATAAAAAAATCTGAGTTGATCTCAAAGTTAAATGATTTAAGAGCAGAAATTAAAGCTCAAAGGATATATCACAAGATTAGAGATATATCTGTTACAGTTAGTATGGGAATCTCTTTTTTTAGTGAGTGTAAATCAAAAGATGAAATGCTTATTAAAGCTGATAAAGGTGTTTATAAAGCTAAAAGTAATGGAAGAGATAGGGTAGAGTTTGGTTAG
- a CDS encoding TsoY family (seleno)protein yields the protein MQYREKFNPMCFLASLGAGGLSVSFFMYLMFLVPHEGVPLATFDFIFPELLKGTWLSFVIAFSLVFIIAFAYFHFKLLIWNTKQFNIYKKSDSYKQLLGTNAEITLMTIPLTFAMTINVCFVLGAVFVPKLWSIVEYMFPFAIIGFMTTGYFALKILFNYFSRLLTAGDFDFTKNNNLSQMISIFALSMVAVGFAAPGAMSHNLTINAIGIFGAIFFGSFAVLLIIIKMTLGFTNMFEKGISVEASPSLWIIIPILTLLGIMMIRVSFGLDHNFDSHMSKSSLFTLSSTILSLQILFGILGYKVMKMNNYFEKYVYSDENKSSVAFALICPGVAFMVFGMFFINLGLTYNEVLTKYSVGYFILMIPFIYVQFKTIQVFFVLKKKFQF from the coding sequence ATGCAATATAGAGAAAAGTTTAATCCGATGTGTTTTTTAGCATCATTGGGAGCAGGAGGTTTATCTGTATCATTTTTTATGTATTTAATGTTTTTAGTACCCCATGAAGGTGTTCCCTTGGCAACATTTGATTTCATCTTTCCAGAACTTTTAAAAGGGACATGGTTATCATTTGTTATTGCTTTTTCTTTAGTTTTTATAATTGCTTTTGCATATTTTCATTTTAAACTTTTAATATGGAATACAAAACAGTTTAATATTTACAAGAAAAGTGATTCATATAAGCAATTACTTGGAACAAATGCAGAAATTACACTAATGACAATTCCTTTAACATTTGCAATGACAATTAATGTATGTTTTGTGTTAGGTGCAGTTTTTGTACCAAAATTATGGAGTATTGTTGAGTATATGTTTCCATTCGCAATTATAGGATTTATGACAACTGGTTATTTTGCTTTAAAAATTTTATTTAATTACTTCTCAAGACTTTTAACTGCAGGTGATTTTGACTTTACAAAGAATAATAACCTTTCACAAATGATTTCTATTTTTGCTCTTTCAATGGTTGCAGTTGGATTTGCAGCTCCTGGAGCTATGAGTCACAATCTAACAATAAATGCCATTGGTATTTTTGGAGCTATCTTTTTTGGATCTTTTGCAGTTCTTTTAATAATCATTAAAATGACACTTGGATTTACAAATATGTTTGAAAAAGGAATTTCTGTTGAAGCTTCACCATCATTGTGGATTATAATTCCAATTTTAACACTACTTGGTATTATGATGATTAGAGTATCTTTTGGCTTAGATCATAATTTTGATTCTCACATGAGTAAATCTTCTCTATTTACATTATCTTCAACTATTCTATCACTTCAAATTCTATTTGGAATTTTAGGATATAAAGTTATGAAAATGAATAACTATTTTGAAAAATATGTTTATTCAGATGAAAATAAATCTTCTGTGGCATTTGCTCTTATTTGTCCAGGTGTTGCATTTATGGTATTTGGAATGTTTTTCATAAATTTAGGTTTAACATATAATGAAGTATTAACAAAATATTCTGTTGGATATTTTATTTTAATGATTCCATTTATTTATGTACAATTTAAAACGATTCAAGTATTTTTCGTATTAAAAAAGAAATTCCAGTTTTAA
- a CDS encoding c-type cytochrome, with protein MKKVLILSAILAGAAFANPYAKCVACHGANGEKVALGKSKIMKDMTKQEIIDSLKGYKDGTYGGPMKAVMTPQVAGLSDADIQAIAEKIGK; from the coding sequence ATGAAGAAAGTATTAATTTTAAGTGCAATTTTAGCTGGAGCTGCTTTTGCAAATCCATATGCAAAATGTGTTGCATGTCACGGTGCAAATGGAGAAAAGGTAGCTTTAGGAAAGTCTAAAATAATGAAAGATATGACAAAACAAGAGATTATTGATTCATTAAAAGGATATAAAGATGGAACTTATGGTGGGCCAATGAAAGCAGTTATGACACCTCAAGTTGCAGGTCTTTCTGATGCAGATATTCAAGCTATTGCTGAAAAAATAGGTAAATAG
- the dnaJ gene encoding molecular chaperone DnaJ: MTEVDYYELLEVTKDADKSTIKKAYRKMAMKYHPDKNPGDSEAEEKFKAVNEAYQVLSDDEKKQIYDRYGKAGLEGHGRGGGFSGGFEDISSIFEEMFGGSGFGGFGGSSRRRERKTYNYNLDIAVELVVEFNEAVFGCKKEVKYSYKNACKDCSGTGAKGGKLSTCSHCQGQGQIHMRQGFMTFAQTCPHCNGSGQSVGDKCKSCNGLGYDEIKDTFEVNIPEGVNDGNRIRVSNKGNIAPDGSRGDLYLQIRVKEDSHFVRHDDDIYLEVPIFFTQVALGAEIKIPGLRGELDLKIPAGTRDKEQFKFHGEGVKSVQGYGKGDLIVQVKINYPNSLNSEQTELLEKLQESFGVESKPHESSFETMFDKVKNWFK; this comes from the coding sequence TTGACTGAAGTAGATTATTATGAATTATTAGAAGTTACTAAGGATGCGGATAAAAGTACCATAAAAAAAGCATATAGAAAAATGGCCATGAAATATCACCCTGACAAAAATCCAGGGGACTCTGAAGCTGAAGAAAAATTTAAAGCTGTAAATGAAGCTTATCAAGTTTTAAGTGATGATGAGAAAAAACAAATTTACGATAGATACGGTAAAGCTGGCCTTGAAGGACATGGTCGAGGTGGAGGATTCTCTGGAGGATTTGAAGATATCAGTTCAATTTTTGAAGAGATGTTTGGTGGCTCTGGATTTGGAGGCTTTGGTGGAAGCTCAAGAAGAAGAGAAAGAAAAACTTATAATTACAATTTAGATATCGCAGTTGAATTAGTTGTTGAATTCAATGAAGCTGTATTTGGTTGTAAAAAAGAGGTTAAATATAGCTATAAAAATGCTTGTAAAGATTGTAGTGGGACGGGTGCAAAAGGTGGAAAACTAAGTACTTGTTCACATTGCCAAGGACAAGGTCAAATTCACATGAGACAAGGGTTTATGACTTTTGCACAAACATGTCCACATTGTAATGGGTCTGGTCAATCAGTTGGAGATAAATGTAAGTCATGTAATGGTTTAGGATATGATGAAATAAAAGATACTTTTGAGGTAAATATTCCAGAAGGTGTAAACGATGGAAATAGAATTAGAGTATCAAATAAAGGAAATATAGCTCCAGATGGATCAAGGGGAGATTTATATTTACAAATTAGAGTAAAAGAGGATTCTCATTTTGTTAGACATGATGATGATATCTATCTTGAAGTTCCAATTTTCTTTACACAAGTAGCACTTGGAGCTGAAATTAAAATCCCTGGATTAAGGGGAGAACTTGATTTAAAAATCCCTGCAGGAACAAGAGATAAAGAACAATTTAAATTCCATGGAGAAGGTGTTAAATCTGTACAAGGTTATGGTAAAGGAGATTTGATTGTACAAGTTAAAATCAATTATCCAAATTCATTAAATAGTGAACAAACAGAACTTTTAGAAAAATTACAAGAAAGCTTTGGTGTTGAGAGTAAACCACATGAGAGTAGCTTTGAAACAATGTTTGATAAAGTAAAAAATTGGTTCAAATAG
- a CDS encoding MBL fold metallo-hydrolase has translation MGIKIQPMGDYQTNCYIISVDNKDFIIDPGVGATNWVKANVTNPIAILNTHGHFDHVWSNKQVSEELGLKIYTPKDDNFMLQKDPYGLGMTPSNADVLVEPDEEFDFDGVKVKFHHFPGHTPGCSAIEIDNNLFSGDFIFQNSIGRTDFPFSSPQSMKESIDKVLSWNRNIRIYPGHGSSTTLQAERPSLENWKNYL, from the coding sequence ATGGGAATTAAAATACAGCCTATGGGGGATTACCAAACTAATTGTTACATAATAAGCGTTGACAACAAAGATTTTATTATTGATCCTGGTGTGGGTGCAACAAATTGGGTAAAGGCTAATGTTACAAATCCAATAGCAATTTTAAATACACATGGCCATTTTGATCATGTATGGTCTAATAAACAAGTAAGTGAAGAGTTAGGTTTAAAAATCTATACTCCAAAAGATGACAATTTTATGTTACAAAAAGATCCTTATGGATTAGGAATGACTCCATCAAATGCAGATGTATTAGTTGAACCTGATGAAGAGTTTGATTTTGACGGGGTAAAAGTGAAGTTTCATCATTTTCCTGGTCATACACCAGGATGTTCTGCCATTGAGATTGATAATAATCTATTTTCAGGAGATTTTATTTTTCAAAACTCTATAGGAAGAACAGATTTCCCATTTTCAAGTCCTCAAAGTATGAAAGAGAGTATTGATAAAGTTTTATCATGGAACAGAAATATTAGAATTTATCCAGGTCATGGTTCTTCTACAACATTACAAGCAGAAAGACCATCTTTAGAAAACTGGAAAAACTATTTATAG
- the recR gene encoding recombination mediator RecR — protein sequence MKKGLEKFYDLVDAFESLPTIGKKSAIRLAYHIVMNDSYTGVKIAHSIENALKNIQRCVKCGSMSEHEICEVCLDDRRQKNLMCIVQSAKDIFIIEESKQFDGLYFVIEDLDPDSIDRLLSFVAENGVNEILFAITPSLSNDAFILFIEDKLKDLNIKFNKIAQGVPTGVSLENVDILSLSKAIQSKVNI from the coding sequence ATGAAAAAAGGTTTAGAAAAATTTTATGATTTAGTTGATGCTTTTGAGTCTTTACCAACTATTGGGAAAAAATCTGCAATTAGATTAGCTTATCATATTGTTATGAATGATTCTTATACGGGGGTTAAAATAGCCCATTCTATTGAAAATGCCCTTAAAAATATACAAAGATGTGTCAAATGTGGCTCTATGAGTGAGCATGAAATTTGTGAAGTGTGTTTGGATGATAGAAGACAAAAAAATTTAATGTGTATTGTCCAAAGTGCGAAAGATATTTTTATTATCGAGGAATCAAAACAATTTGATGGTTTATATTTTGTCATTGAAGATTTAGACCCTGACTCTATTGATAGACTTTTATCATTTGTAGCTGAAAATGGTGTTAATGAAATACTTTTTGCTATAACACCATCTTTGTCAAATGATGCATTTATTTTGTTTATTGAGGATAAATTAAAAGATTTAAATATAAAATTTAATAAAATTGCTCAAGGTGTTCCAACTGGTGTAAGTTTAGAAAATGTTGATATTTTATCTTTATCAAAAGCAATTCAAAGTAAAGTAAATATATAG